A stretch of the Panicum virgatum strain AP13 chromosome 9N, P.virgatum_v5, whole genome shotgun sequence genome encodes the following:
- the LOC120692116 gene encoding homeobox-leucine zipper protein HOX23-like: MKPMATNGMAPSFFPANFLLQMQQPLPHHPQQQEHHHHHHHHDAGHHEHEAPTHHLLAPPPPGLVSPFLHDFGGAMAAPPMLAGGGLGKRMYADGAGDDGNLQHAAADPQQQDGGAAASDDEEGSAKAGGGCGGERKRRLSVEQVRTLERSFEVANKLEPERKAQLARALGLQPRQVAIWFQNRRARWKTKQLEKDYDALRRQLDAARAENDALLAHNKKLHAEIMALKGGGGGGGRQEAASELINLNVKETEASCSNRSENSSEINLDISRAPAPAAADHESPAAMNGHRGLPFYASAAVDQLLHSGHPSPAAAEPKMELGHGATADTPSATPGGSFGSLLCGAVVDEQPPFWPWADGHHNFQ; encoded by the exons ATGAAGCCAATGGCCACCAATGGCATGGCCCCCTCCTTCTTCCCCGCAAACTTCCTGCTCCAAATGCAGCAGCCCCTCCCTCACCATCCccagcagcaggagcaccaccaccaccaccaccaccatgacGCCGGCCACCACGAGCACGAGGCGCCGACGCACCATCTCCTCGCTCCCCCTCCCCCCGGCCTCGTCAGCCCCTTCCTCCACGACttcggcggcgccatggcggcgccgccaatgctggccggcggcggcctcggcaaGCGCATGTATGCTGACGGCGCGGGCGACGACGGTAACCTgcagcacgcggcggcggatccgcaGCAGCAGGACGGCGGTGCCGCCGCGTCGGACGACGAGGAAGGCTCCGCCAAGGCGGGCGGCGGGTGCGGCGGGGAGCGGAAGCGGCGGCTGAGCGTGGAGCAGGTGCGCACGCTGGAGCGGAGCTTCGAGGTGGCCAACAAGCTGGAGCCGGAGCGGAAGGCGCAGCTGGCCCGCGCGCTGGGGCTGCAGCCCCGGCAGGTGGCCATCTGGTTCCAGAACCGGCGCGCGCGGTGGAAGACGAAGCAGCTGGAGAAGGACTACGACGCGCTCCGCCGCCAGCTCGACGCCGCCCGCGCCGAGAACGACGCCCTCCTCGCCCACAACAAGAAGCTCCACGCCGAG ATCATGGCGCTCaagggcggcggaggcggaggagggaggcagGAGGCGGCGTCGGAGCTCATCAACCTCAACGTCAAGGAGACGGAGGCGTCCTGCAGCAACCGCAGCGAGAACAGCTCCGAGATCaacctcgacatctccagggccccggcgccggcggccgccgatcACGAGAGCCCCGCGGCCATGAACGGCCACCGCGGCCTCCCGTTctacgcctccgccgccgtcgaccagCTCCTGCACAGCGGCCAcccgtccccggccgccgcggagcccaAGATGGAGCTTGGGCACGGCGCCACCGCCGACACGCCCTCCGCCACGCCCGGCGGCAGCTTCGGCAGCCTGCTGTgcggcgccgtcgtcgacgAGCAGCCGCCGTTCTGGCCCTGGGCCGACGGCCACCACAACTTCCAGTGA